The sequence TTCAGGGTGAGCTGGGCCTGCAACTGCTCAAGCTGCTGATCTCGGTGGCGGTGGTGATCGGGCTGTCACTGATCGCGGAGCGCCTCTCGACGCGCATGGCCGGGCTGCTGTCCGGCTACCCGCTGGGTACGGCCATCACGCTGGGCTTCATCGGCGTGGAGATTTCCCCCGAGTTTGCCGGCCAGAGCGCCGTCTATACCCTGGCCGGCTTCTCCTCGACGCTGGCGCTGGGGGTCGGTTACTGGCTATGCGGGCGTGCCCAAGGGCTGCGCGGCGTCATCAACGGCACCCTGGGCGGCCTGCTGGTCTGGCTGATCGCCAGTCTGGCACTGGCGCAGTTCGAGTTCACACGCGTCAGCGGCGTGATCGTGACGCTGATCGCCATCGTGCTGTGCATGCGCCTCTATCGCGGCGTACCGGAAAGCACGGCGCGCAAGTCACCCTTCTCCTGGGTCTCGCTGCTGGCGCGCGCCGGACTGGCCGCCGGCATCGTGTTCGGCATCACCGCGCTGGCCCACCTGCTGCCGCCCTCCTGGGCAGGCCTGGTGGCGGCCTTCCCGGTCACCATGTACCCGCTGCTGGTGATTCTGCATCTCACCCAGGGGCCGGTAGCCGTCGCGACCGTCATCAAGCACTACCCGGCCGGCCTCGGCTCACTATTGTGCTACGCGCTGGTGGTCTCGCTCAGCTACCCCGGCATGGGGGTCGGCCTGGGCACCCTGCTCGGTTTCATCGTGGCGACGGCGTGGCTGGGCGTGTTCACGCCGTTGCAACGTCGACTAGCCTCACGACGTACAGCCAGCGCCTGAGCTTCCTGATAGGCTGAAATGCCGCATGGATGCCCAGGAGCGACGCATGTACTTCAAGACACTGGAACCGGCCTTCTTCGACACCGATGCCCTCGGGCACATCAACAATACGCGCCTGCCGGCCTGGTTCGAGTGGGCGCGCAATGACCTGTTCCGCGTCTTCGTGCCGGACCTCGATCCGCGCAAGTGGCCGCTGATCATGGCGCGCATCGAGGTCGACTTCCTCGCCGAGCTGCAATATGGCCAGCCGGTGGAGATTCGCACCTGGCTGTCGCGCCTCGGCGGCAGCTCCTTCACCGTGACCCAGGAAGCGTGGCAAAGCGGCGTCTGCGGCGCGCGCGGCCACTGCGTGCTGGTGCAGTTCGATCATCATGCCAAGCAATCGCTGCCCATCGAGGGCGAGCTGCGCGCGACCCTGGCCAGCCATGTGCACGAGCACACCGACAGCGCCGAACTGGATGTCCCGGCCCTGCGCAAAGCCGCCCGGGCACTCGGCACGCACAGCGCCACCTCAGAGGGGAGCGTGCCGGCATGACACCCGCGCTCAAGCTGCTCAAGGGCAAGCCACACCGCACACTCGAATATACCCACGACCCGCGAGCCCCTGCCTACGGGGAAGAGGCTGCCCACACGCTGGGGCTTGATCCCGCCCAGGTCTTCAAGACCCTCGTCTGCCAGCTGGAAGGCGGCAACGCACGTCAGCCGCTGGTGGTTGCCGTGGTGCCGGTCAGCGGCACGCTCGACCTCAAGGCACTGGCACGCGCCTGCGGGGCACGCAAGGCGGCACTGGCCGCGCATGATGCCGCCGAACGTGCCACCGGCTATGTGGTCGGCGGCATCAGTCCGCTGGGGCAGAAGAAGCGCCTGCCACTGTGGGTCGATGACAGCGCCGCGACACAGGCGGAAATCTTCATCAGCGGCGGTCGCCGTGGACTGGAGATAGCGCTCGCCCCCGCGTTACTGTGTGAGCTGGGCAATGGCCAGTTCGCCCCGCTGGCTCGTAACGACTGATGGCCACGGGCGTGGCACACCATGACGAACCCGCCACAGCACCGCGTCAGCGAGGAGGCCCGATGGGCATTCGCTACAGCAAGTGGATCTATCCGGACATGACCGAGCTGCATGCGCAGGTCGAAGCGGCGCTGGAGCAATGGTTCAGTGAGCGCTTCGCCGACTACCCGCACATCAGCTTGCCGGGCCTTGACCCCTACGATTATGATGGCTGGTTCAATCGTCTGGCCCCGGAGCTGATGGCGCGCGGCAGTGACTACTGCGAGCGTGAATGGCATGGCTATGTGCCGAGCCCCCAGCAGCTCAACCAGGCTTTCTTCCGGGCCGTATCCCGGTCCAACAAGTGTGTGCTGGAGCCTGACCGCAAGCATGGTGATCCTGACCAATCATAGTCCCGACGCGCGGGAGCTCGAGATCATCGAGCGCCAGCTCGGGCGCAAGCCGCGCGGCATCCAGGCCGTGGCCGCCACCGATGGCGAGGGCACCCCGCTGGTGCTGCGCATGCATTCTCTGGTGGACGGCAAGCCCTTCCCGACCCTCTACTGGCTGTGCGATGAACGCCTCAAGATCTCGCTGTCACGCATCGAGGCCGAAGGCGTCATCAAGGGGCTGGAAGAACGCCTCAAGACCGACGAGGAACTGCTGGCGCGCTACCGTGCCAGCCATGAGGCCTACGTCGCCGAACGCTGGAGCTTCATGAGCGAGGCCGAGCGCAACGCCATCGAGACCCAGGGCTTCACTGAGCTGATGCGTGAACGTGGCGTCGGCGGTATCCGTGACTGGAATCAGGTGCGCTGCCTGCACACCCAGTACGCCCAGCATCTCGCCTACGCCGAGGGCAACGCCATCGGTCACTGGGTCGATGCCCATTACGACGTGCTGTCCGAGCTGCCCTGAGCCCTGGCGATGCTCGACGCGAAGCCGTCGGCTTGAATGCAGAAGACGAAGAAGCCCGCCAATTGGCGGGCTTCTTGCGTCGGGACGAGCGTCAGGCCTACAGCGAGTGCGCGAAGACCAGCGCGATGCACAGCGGGCAGATCAGGCGCACGTACCACGGCCAGATCTTCCAGAACAGGCTGGACTCGATGTCCGGCGCCCCGCTCTGGATCTCCTTGAGCAGCGCATGGCGCGACATCGCCCAGCCGACCAGCAGGCACATCACCAGCGCGACCAGCGGCTGACTGTACTGGGTGGTCAACATGATCACCAGGCCGAACAGTGCCCCGAAGTTGGCGGCGATGGTCAGGCTGATGGCCATGATGGCGGCACCGACGGCCAGGGTGGCGGCACGCCGACCCAACCAGCCACGCTCGACCACGAAGGACACCGGCACTTCCAGCATCGAGATGGACGAGGTGATGCCCGCCACGCTCATCAGCGCGAAGAACGCCACCATCAGGGTGCCACCTGCGCCGCCCATCTGGCCGAACAGCGCCGGCAGCGTGTCGAACAGCAGAGTATCCGAGCTCTTGAGCAAGCCCTCGGCATCGAAGATCTCGACGCCCAGATGACGCGCAGCATACATGGCCGGAATCACCAGCAGGCCGGCGAGGAAGGCGATGCCGACATCGATCAGCGTCACCAGTACGCCGAGACGCGGCAGGTTCTGCTCCGGCCCCAGATAGGAGCCGTAGATCAGCATCGCGCCCACACCGAGCGACAGCGAGAAGAACGCCTGGCCCATCGCGCTCAGCATCAGGTCGGCATCGAAGATGCGGTCCCACTGCGGCATCAGGTAGACGCTCAGGCCTTCATCGGCGCCCGGCAGGGTCAAAACGTAGCCGATCAATCCGACCAGCAGCATCAGCAACAGCGGCATCAGCCGCGTGGACCATTTCTCGATCCCGCCGCGCACGCCGCCGACCACGATCGCCATCGTCAGGGCGAGGAAAACCGCCGTCAGCGAGACATTGCGCGTGAAGTCGAAGGTGGTCAGCCAGCTGGCGGCGGAACTCATGCCCAGTGCATCAGCGACCGGCGCGGCGGTATAGCCCAGCAGCCAGCCCGCGACGATGGCATAGAAGGCCAGAATCAGGCTGGCGGTCAGCATGCCCGCCCAGCCCGCCAGCGCGCCGAAGCGCTTGGTAATGCCTTGTCCGAGGCTCATGCTGGTGACGATGTTGGCCTGACCATGGCGGCCGATGACAAGCTCAGCCATCAAGGCCGGCCATGCCAACAGGAAGGCCAGCACCAGATACATCACCACGAAGGCCCCGCCTCCGTTGTTGGCCGTCTGGGACGGGAAGCCCCACACGTTGCCAAGTCCTACTGCCGAACCAGCGGCGGCCATCAAGAAGCCCAGCCGACTGGCAAAGCGTCCGCGCACCTGCGCCATCTGCCTCTCCTGCCTTGTTGTTCCGCGTCCGTCGAAGACGACGTCGCGATGAGTTGGGGTGCATCCCGATGCAAGCTCACGGGGCGCTAGCGCCCGCCAGCCGTCGCCTGCGGGGGCGGCAAGGGTAGCAGAGCAGGCCCGCGAATGCAGGCGACAACGCCGAAACTCAGCACGCGACTCGCGTTGGCCACGGGGCAATGTCGAGTTCCTCATGGGCGTCATAGCGTCGCCGCACAACTCGCGTAGGATAGGAAGGACATGACAGCAAGGCACGGCAGCCAGCAGTGAGCGCCGCCTAGAAACATTCAGGAGAGCAACATGCATCGCATCTGTGTCTATCTGGGCTCCCGCGAGGGCGTCTCCCCACAGCACCGCCAACTGGCCGAGGCTCTGGGCACGGCCATCGCCGAACGCGGCTGGGGACTGGTCTACGGAGGTGCGCGCGCCGGGCTGATGGGGGCATTGGCAGATGCCGCGCTGGCAGCAGGCGGTGAGGTGATCGGCGTGATCCCGCAGGTGCTGGTCCGCAACGAGAAGGCGCATACCGGTCTGACGCGCTTGATCGAGGTCTCGGACATGCATGAGCGCAAGGCGCAGATGGCCGCATTGGCAGATGCCTTCGTGACCCTGCCCGGCGGGATTGGCACCCTGGAGGAATTGTTCGAGACCTGGACCTGGCAGTACCTGCGCTTTCACGCCAAGCCGATCGCCATCCTCGACAGTGACGGCTTCTACGCCCCCCTGCTCGAGTTTCTGGACCGCACCGTCGAGGCGGGCTTCCTCGATGCAGACACTCGCGCGCGCCTGATCAGCGAGCGCGAGATCACGCCCCTGCTGAAGCGTCTGGCGCCCGAGACGTAAGGCTTGAGACGTAAGGCCTGAGACCTGACAGGCTGGTGCGTCACTCCCCACAAGCGCATGACGCTGGCGCCATGGGGAGTGACTCTGCGAGCGGCCGTCTCAGCTCAGCGTGCTCTGTCAGCAGTTCGCCTCAGCTCAGCGACGTCTCGCCAACAACCTCAACGGCATCCTCCGAGACGGCCTGCCGCTGGGCGGGTTTGCCGATATAGCGCGCCCGCTTGCTGGCGGTGACCTGCTCGACATCGACCATCACCAGGCCGTCGATGCAGTAACCGAAATCGGCGTCGACACTGAAATCGAGGAAGCGGGTGCCACCGGGCTCGGTGACCTCGGCGTATTGCTTGTAGAGCGTCGGTACCGTCACGCCCATCGCATCCAGCTGGGCACGCAGGCGGCGGAAATCGCCATCGGCGTCCTGACCATCGAACAGCCGCTCCGCTTCATGGGCGGCGCTGCCCGGCACGCTCTGGGCGACCGGCGCCCGTGCACGCGCCAGCCCCTCATCATCCCCGTAATAATGACGGTAGTAGCTGACGATCAACGCCTTGGCGGCCTCCGGATAGCTGTTGGAAAGCGTGACCGGGCCGAACAGCCAGCGAATCTCGGGATGACAGCGCAGATAGGCGCCCAGCCCCTGCCACAGGTAATCGAGGCTGCGCCGCCCCCAGTAACGCGGCTGCACGAAACTGCGCCCCAGCTCCAGACCGTCCTGCATGCGCTCGAACATCTCCGGCGTAAAGCGGAACAGGGTCGGGCTGTAGAGCCCCTTCTCGCCATGTGTCGCCATGATCTTGCGTACCTCACCGATGCGATAGGCACCGGCGATCTCGAGGTCGGCGTCATCCCAAAGCACCAGATGCCGGTAGTGGGCGTCATAGCGATCGATATCGCGTCGCTCGCCGGTGCCCTCGCCGACACGCCGGAAACTGATCTCGCGCAGACGACCGATCTCGCGCATCACGCTGGAGCCGGGGAAGGCATCGAACAGGTAGATCTTCTTGCCGTCACGAGTCTCGCCCAGCAATTCACAGGGTGTCAGCTCCTCACGCAGCGCCTGGCGCTCCTCCGGATGGCCGATGGCCTTCTCGGTCACGAACAGGCCACGCTTGCCGCGCCCGATGCGATACAGATGCTTGCGTAGCAGACGCGTCTTGGCGTTGGTATTGAGGGCATCACTGTCGAGGCGCTCCAGCGGAATCAGCTCGCCGATACGCAGCTTGAGCTGCCGCTCGCGCTGGCGAAACATCTCGTGGGCCAGCAGGGGCGTGCCGAAGCTGCGATTGATCGACGACAGCGCATAGAAGAGCGTCGAGTTGCGACCGCTGACGTGGATAGGCAGCACCGGCGCATTGGTCTTGCGCGCGAAATGCAGGAAACCCGACAGCCACTTGCCGTCGCGCGGCCCGGTCGGGCCTGCACGCGAGACCTCGCCGGCCGGAAAGATGATCACGGCCTCTTCATTCATCAGCGCATCGCAGATCTGACCACTGCTCTTGCGATAGCCACGTCGACTGAGGTTGTCCAGTGGCAGCAGCAAGGGTGCCAGCGGCTCGACCTTCATCAGGATGTCGTTGGCGACGATCTTGACGTCGCGGCGCACTTCGCCGACCAGCTTGAGCAGTGCGAGGCCATCCAATGACCCCAGCGGATGATTGGCGACGATGACGACACGCCCGTAGGCCGGAATGTTCTCGCGCTCCCGCGAGGACACCGAGTAGCCGAAGGAAAAGTGATCGAGCACGCGGTCAATGAAATCAAAGCCGCGCTGGTCCGAGTTCTCGCCGAGGAAGGCATTGATCTCCCCCTCATGCACCAGGCGCCGCAGCATGGCCAGAGCTGGCCGTCGGATCAGCGGGTGACGTTTGGCAAAGGCAGGATACTTGGCAGCGATGACGCGGGCAGTATCGATCATGCTCTCTCCTTGGCCGCACGGAGTGCGGAGCGCGATGTCTGGATCATGGGGCTTGATATCACGTCAGGTTCGCGCCACTTCATGACAGATGCGTCACAGTCCCCGTACAGTGAGATGACAGCCGCCCACGTGGACCGCGGCCGATGCGCCTCGGCACAGAGATCATCCGCGTACGAACAGGCAGCGCGACTGCCACGCCAAGGAGAGAGCGAATGTTTGCGATAGCCGTCGAGAATGAATCACTGGTCTGGCAGGAAACCGAGGCCCCGCACGGGATTGCCTCGGATGAGGTGCGTATCGAAGTAGCCTGGGCCGGCGTCAATCGCGCCGATCTGATGCAGCGTGCCGGCCAATATCCGCCTCCCGAAGGCGCCAGTCAGATTCTGGGGCTGGAAGTCAGCGGCACCATTCGTGAGGTCGGCCGCCACGTCGAGCGCTTCAAGGTCGGCGATCCGGTCTGTGCGCTGCTGTCCGGTGGCGGCTATGCCGAGGAGGTGGTCGTCAATGCCCTGCAGGTGTTGCCGGTGCCGGAGGGCTATAGCCTGAGAGACGCCGCCGCCCTGCCGGAGATGTTCGCCACCGCCTGGCTGAACCTGTTCATCGAGGGCAATCTCAAGCACAAGGAGCGCGTACTGCTGCACGCCGGTGCCAGCGGTATCGGTACTACCGCCATCCAGCTGTGCGGGCTGTTCGGGCATCCGTGCTTCGTGACCGTGGGCAGCCAGGAGAAGCTGGAGACCTGCCTGCGCCTCGGCGCGGATGCCGGCTGGAACCGCCACGATGGCAGCTTCGTAGAGGCCGTGAACGACTGGGGCGGTGCCGACATGATTCTCGACCCGGTAGGCGGCGGTTATCTGGCCGACAATCAGCAGGTGCTGAAACAGGACGGCCGCATGGTATTGATCGGCCTGATGGGCGGGCGCATGGATGAGCTGGATCTGGGCCGCATGCTGATGAAGCGTCAGCGCCTGATCGGCTCGACCCTGCGTTCGCGCTCCCCCGATGGCAAGGGCATGGTGCTGGATGCGCTCTACGTGCATGTGTGGCCACGCCTGGCGCGAGGTGAGCTGCGCCCGCATATCGACAAGAGCTGGCCGATCCAGGAAGCCGATGCCGCGCATGCCTATGTGCAGGACAACGCCAGCACCGGCAAGGTGCTGCTGGCGGTGACAGGCGCCTGAGCCTCATCATGGCGCTGATGACATCCGCAGCATGAAAAAACGGCAGTATAAAAAAGCGGCAACCCGTTGGGCTGCCGCTTTTTTGACTTCGCTGGGCGCTATCTCGTGCACACTGCCTCACCTGACAGCCCCGCCTGACAGCAGTGTCGCTCATGCCGCCAGGCGTAGACCCCGAGGCGCCTCGCGCAGGCTTATTCGCTGCGTCCGATCGACT comes from bacterium Scap17 and encodes:
- a CDS encoding acyl-CoA thioesterase, whose translation is MYFKTLEPAFFDTDALGHINNTRLPAWFEWARNDLFRVFVPDLDPRKWPLIMARIEVDFLAELQYGQPVEIRTWLSRLGGSSFTVTQEAWQSGVCGARGHCVLVQFDHHAKQSLPIEGELRATLASHVHEHTDSAELDVPALRKAARALGTHSATSEGSVPA
- a CDS encoding aminoacyl-tRNA deacylase yields the protein MTPALKLLKGKPHRTLEYTHDPRAPAYGEEAAHTLGLDPAQVFKTLVCQLEGGNARQPLVVAVVPVSGTLDLKALARACGARKAALAAHDAAERATGYVVGGISPLGQKKRLPLWVDDSAATQAEIFISGGRRGLEIALAPALLCELGNGQFAPLARND
- a CDS encoding DUF501 domain-containing protein → MVILTNHSPDARELEIIERQLGRKPRGIQAVAATDGEGTPLVLRMHSLVDGKPFPTLYWLCDERLKISLSRIEAEGVIKGLEERLKTDEELLARYRASHEAYVAERWSFMSEAERNAIETQGFTELMRERGVGGIRDWNQVRCLHTQYAQHLAYAEGNAIGHWVDAHYDVLSELP
- a CDS encoding sodium-dependent transporter is translated as MAQVRGRFASRLGFLMAAAGSAVGLGNVWGFPSQTANNGGGAFVVMYLVLAFLLAWPALMAELVIGRHGQANIVTSMSLGQGITKRFGALAGWAGMLTASLILAFYAIVAGWLLGYTAAPVADALGMSSAASWLTTFDFTRNVSLTAVFLALTMAIVVGGVRGGIEKWSTRLMPLLLMLLVGLIGYVLTLPGADEGLSVYLMPQWDRIFDADLMLSAMGQAFFSLSLGVGAMLIYGSYLGPEQNLPRLGVLVTLIDVGIAFLAGLLVIPAMYAARHLGVEIFDAEGLLKSSDTLLFDTLPALFGQMGGAGGTLMVAFFALMSVAGITSSISMLEVPVSFVVERGWLGRRAATLAVGAAIMAISLTIAANFGALFGLVIMLTTQYSQPLVALVMCLLVGWAMSRHALLKEIQSGAPDIESSLFWKIWPWYVRLICPLCIALVFAHSL
- a CDS encoding TIGR00730 family Rossman fold protein, which codes for MHRICVYLGSREGVSPQHRQLAEALGTAIAERGWGLVYGGARAGLMGALADAALAAGGEVIGVIPQVLVRNEKAHTGLTRLIEVSDMHERKAQMAALADAFVTLPGGIGTLEELFETWTWQYLRFHAKPIAILDSDGFYAPLLEFLDRTVEAGFLDADTRARLISEREITPLLKRLAPET
- a CDS encoding GNAT family N-acetyltransferase, encoding MIDTARVIAAKYPAFAKRHPLIRRPALAMLRRLVHEGEINAFLGENSDQRGFDFIDRVLDHFSFGYSVSSRERENIPAYGRVVIVANHPLGSLDGLALLKLVGEVRRDVKIVANDILMKVEPLAPLLLPLDNLSRRGYRKSSGQICDALMNEEAVIIFPAGEVSRAGPTGPRDGKWLSGFLHFARKTNAPVLPIHVSGRNSTLFYALSSINRSFGTPLLAHEMFRQRERQLKLRIGELIPLERLDSDALNTNAKTRLLRKHLYRIGRGKRGLFVTEKAIGHPEERQALREELTPCELLGETRDGKKIYLFDAFPGSSVMREIGRLREISFRRVGEGTGERRDIDRYDAHYRHLVLWDDADLEIAGAYRIGEVRKIMATHGEKGLYSPTLFRFTPEMFERMQDGLELGRSFVQPRYWGRRSLDYLWQGLGAYLRCHPEIRWLFGPVTLSNSYPEAAKALIVSYYRHYYGDDEGLARARAPVAQSVPGSAAHEAERLFDGQDADGDFRRLRAQLDAMGVTVPTLYKQYAEVTEPGGTRFLDFSVDADFGYCIDGLVMVDVEQVTASKRARYIGKPAQRQAVSEDAVEVVGETSLS
- a CDS encoding NAD(P)H-quinone oxidoreductase, with protein sequence MFAIAVENESLVWQETEAPHGIASDEVRIEVAWAGVNRADLMQRAGQYPPPEGASQILGLEVSGTIREVGRHVERFKVGDPVCALLSGGGYAEEVVVNALQVLPVPEGYSLRDAAALPEMFATAWLNLFIEGNLKHKERVLLHAGASGIGTTAIQLCGLFGHPCFVTVGSQEKLETCLRLGADAGWNRHDGSFVEAVNDWGGADMILDPVGGGYLADNQQVLKQDGRMVLIGLMGGRMDELDLGRMLMKRQRLIGSTLRSRSPDGKGMVLDALYVHVWPRLARGELRPHIDKSWPIQEADAAHAYVQDNASTGKVLLAVTGA